A genomic window from Dechloromonas sp. A34 includes:
- a CDS encoding protein adenylyltransferase SelO: protein MNAPEFPPLELPDFDNSFAALPEVFYTRLNPLPLPEPYVVGISDEVAGLLGLSPELLQHPEFPEIFAGNRILPGSDPLAAVYSGHQFGIWAGQLGDGRAHLLGGLRNERGHWEIQLKGAGRTPYSRGADGRAVLRSSIREFLCSEAMAGLGIPTTRALCVIGADVPIRREETETAAVVTRVAPGFVRFGSFEHWASRDRGLELQQLADYVIDTFRPECREAANPYDALLRDVSRRTGELMAHWMAVGFMHGVMNTDNMSILGLTLDYGPFGFMEAFDAGHICNHSDHQGRYTYRNQPHVAQWNLYCLAEAFLPLIKSPKQAREAIDDTYGTAFEAAFERLMCAKLGLREALDDNETFIGQTFGLLQQHRPDFTLFFRTLSRLPAEIDGRDSAKTDAALRDLFVDRTACDAWLATWRARLAQTPWDDAERQAAMLAANPKYVLRNWLAEKAIRQAKEKDFSEVRRLLTCLRNPYAEQPEFEDYAALPPDWASGLEVSCSS from the coding sequence ATGAACGCCCCGGAATTCCCGCCCCTCGAACTGCCCGACTTCGACAATAGTTTTGCCGCCCTGCCCGAAGTCTTCTACACCCGCCTCAACCCGCTGCCGCTGCCCGAACCCTATGTCGTCGGCATCAGCGATGAGGTGGCCGGACTGCTCGGCTTGTCACCCGAGTTGTTGCAGCACCCCGAGTTTCCCGAAATATTCGCCGGCAACCGCATCCTGCCGGGCTCCGACCCGCTCGCCGCGGTCTATTCCGGCCACCAGTTCGGCATCTGGGCCGGGCAACTGGGCGACGGCCGGGCGCACCTCCTGGGCGGCCTGCGCAACGAGCGCGGTCATTGGGAAATCCAGCTCAAGGGCGCGGGCCGCACGCCCTACTCGCGCGGCGCCGACGGCCGCGCCGTACTGCGCTCGTCGATCCGCGAATTCCTCTGTTCCGAAGCGATGGCCGGCCTCGGCATACCGACCACCCGGGCGTTGTGCGTGATCGGCGCCGATGTACCGATCCGCCGCGAGGAAACCGAGACGGCAGCCGTCGTCACCCGCGTCGCCCCCGGCTTCGTCCGCTTCGGTTCCTTCGAGCACTGGGCCTCGCGCGACCGCGGGCTGGAATTGCAGCAACTGGCCGATTACGTCATCGACACCTTCCGCCCCGAATGCCGGGAAGCGGCGAATCCCTACGACGCCCTGCTGCGCGACGTCTCGCGCCGCACCGGGGAGCTTATGGCCCACTGGATGGCGGTCGGCTTCATGCACGGCGTGATGAATACCGACAACATGTCCATCCTCGGCCTGACGCTGGACTACGGCCCCTTCGGTTTCATGGAAGCTTTTGACGCCGGCCACATCTGCAACCATTCCGACCATCAGGGCCGCTATACCTACCGCAACCAGCCGCATGTCGCGCAGTGGAATCTTTACTGCCTGGCCGAAGCTTTCCTGCCGCTGATCAAGAGCCCGAAACAGGCGCGCGAGGCGATCGACGACACCTACGGCACGGCCTTCGAAGCCGCCTTCGAACGCCTGATGTGCGCCAAGCTCGGCCTGCGCGAGGCGCTCGACGACAACGAGACCTTCATCGGCCAGACCTTCGGCCTGCTGCAACAGCACCGGCCGGACTTCACGCTGTTCTTCCGCACCCTGTCCCGATTGCCGGCGGAGATCGACGGTAGGGATTCGGCAAAAACCGATGCCGCGCTGCGCGACCTTTTCGTCGACCGTACTGCCTGCGATGCCTGGCTCGCCACCTGGCGCGCCCGCCTGGCACAAACCCCATGGGACGACGCCGAGCGCCAGGCGGCCATGCTCGCCGCCAACCCGAAATACGTGCTGCGCAATTGGCTGGCCGAAAAGGCTATCCGCCAGGCGAAAGAGAAGGACTTTTCCGAGGTCCGGCGCCTGCTCACCTGCCTGCGCAATCCTTACGCCGAGCAGCCCGAGTTCGAGGACTACGCTGCGCTGCCGCCGGATTGGGCGAGCGGCCTGGAAGTCAGCTGCTCCAGTTAA
- a CDS encoding PEP-CTERM sorting domain-containing protein has translation MLFDNNFDKYGIAIMLKALAFGTLLAVSTLVSAHVVVATDNFDTYASGNLNLQNGGSGWAGGWSAGSGAESVVNQSGDNWLAFTGNNNTAATRTLSSAQTDKVIVDFNFQYSGTLNDNDFLAIWFGSSIGPNIGLKANCGTGNCTNDLFARTTGSAGSFAPGSDLASNTSYHIAAYLYKSLANSSFDRIALWVNPTAGEMASLTGWDTLYSGASGLTSFTAIGVRTANLDAGDSIKIDDLRIQTIPEPGSLALLGVAMMGLAAVRRKFSK, from the coding sequence GTGTTATTCGATAACAACTTTGATAAATATGGAATTGCAATCATGCTTAAAGCCTTAGCCTTCGGAACGCTTCTCGCCGTATCCACTCTCGTCAGCGCACACGTCGTGGTGGCGACCGACAATTTCGATACCTACGCCAGCGGTAATCTGAATCTGCAGAATGGCGGCAGCGGCTGGGCCGGCGGTTGGTCGGCGGGATCGGGCGCCGAGTCGGTGGTCAATCAGTCGGGCGATAACTGGCTAGCTTTCACCGGCAACAACAATACGGCTGCTACCCGCACACTTTCCTCGGCGCAAACCGACAAGGTCATCGTCGATTTCAACTTTCAGTATTCCGGCACGCTCAACGACAACGACTTTCTTGCCATCTGGTTCGGCTCGTCGATCGGACCCAATATCGGTCTCAAGGCAAATTGCGGTACCGGGAACTGTACCAATGACCTGTTCGCCCGTACCACCGGAAGCGCTGGCAGCTTCGCGCCGGGAAGCGATCTGGCTAGCAACACCAGTTATCACATCGCTGCCTACCTCTACAAATCACTGGCAAACAGTTCTTTTGATCGGATCGCTCTGTGGGTCAATCCGACGGCCGGCGAAATGGCTTCGCTCACCGGTTGGGATACCCTGTACTCGGGCGCATCCGGCCTTACTTCATTCACTGCCATCGGTGTCCGCACGGCCAACCTCGATGCCGGCGACAGCATAAAGATCGACGATCTCCGCATCCAGACGATCCCGGAGCCGGGCTCCCTTGCCCTGCTGGGCGTGGCGATGATGGGGCTCGCTGCAGTCCGCCGGAAATTCAGTAAATAG
- a CDS encoding Tim44 domain-containing protein — protein sequence MKNFALMAAALVLGFTLSVGDAEAKRLGGGTSSGMQRQSVTPSTPPSAVKQAPTAAPAAAPAAQPKRSWMGPLAGLAAGLGLAALASHFGFGEEMANMLMIGLLIMAVVMVIGFVMRKKAAASQQGGMQYAGAGLGGKQPPQPEFTPAGGSAYAPAAAAAATAASIPAGFDVEAFVRNAKVNFIRLQAANDAGNLDDIREFTTPEMFGEIKLAMAERGTVAQETDVVQLNAEVLDVAEEASRYVVSIRFHGLIREEKDAVAGPFDEIWNMTKPTDGSRGWTLAGIQQVQ from the coding sequence ATGAAAAACTTTGCCCTGATGGCTGCCGCGCTGGTGCTCGGCTTTACGCTGAGCGTCGGCGATGCCGAAGCCAAGCGCCTGGGTGGCGGCACTTCGTCCGGCATGCAACGCCAGTCGGTCACCCCGAGTACCCCGCCGTCGGCCGTCAAGCAGGCGCCGACCGCTGCCCCGGCCGCCGCCCCTGCAGCTCAACCCAAGCGCTCCTGGATGGGACCGCTGGCCGGTCTCGCTGCTGGTCTCGGTCTGGCCGCCCTGGCCTCGCACTTCGGCTTCGGTGAAGAGATGGCCAACATGCTGATGATCGGTCTGCTGATCATGGCCGTGGTCATGGTGATCGGCTTCGTGATGCGCAAGAAAGCGGCGGCCAGCCAGCAAGGCGGCATGCAGTACGCCGGCGCCGGCCTCGGTGGCAAGCAGCCGCCGCAGCCGGAATTCACCCCGGCCGGCGGTTCTGCCTACGCTCCGGCAGCCGCAGCTGCTGCCACGGCCGCTTCGATCCCGGCCGGCTTCGATGTCGAAGCCTTCGTGCGCAACGCCAAGGTCAATTTCATTCGCCTGCAGGCCGCCAACGATGCCGGCAATCTGGACGATATCCGCGAGTTCACGACGCCCGAAATGTTTGGTGAAATCAAGCTGGCGATGGCCGAGCGCGGTACTGTTGCCCAGGAAACCGATGTCGTTCAGCTCAATGCCGAGGTTCTCGACGTTGCCGAGGAAGCCAGCCGCTACGTGGTCAGCATCCGCTTCCACGGCCTGATCCGCGAGGAAAAGGATGCCGTGGCTGGGCCGTTCGATGAAATCTGGAACATGACCAAGCCGACCGACGGCAGCCGCGGCTGGACACTGGCCGGGATTCAGCAGGTCCAGTAA